ACCGTGGACAGTGAACTGTTCACGGTCACGTCGCTGCCCAGACTGTTATCTGTTATCTGTCTCGTCGCGCGATGGATCAAGTCCTCGTCGGGGATCGCCGGCAGGGTGATCTGGGCCGCCGCGCCCTGCTTGGCGTTGTAAGCGGCGGCGGTCTCCAGCGAAGCCGGGTTGCGCGCCCAGGCGCGGCGCGCGACGCCGCCCATCACATCCCACATCACCGCCGAAGAGAGAATCCGATCGACGCGCGCACTGCCGTCCAGCACCATACCGAAGCCGCCGTTAATAGCCCGGCCGACACCCACGCCGCCGCCGTTGTGCAGCGCCACAAGGCTCATGCCGCGCGCGCAGTTGCCCGCGAAGCACTGCGTCGCCATGTCGGCCATCACGCTGGAACCGTCCCGAATATTGGAAGTTTCCCGAAAAGGAGAATCCGTGCCGCCCACATCGTGGTGGTCACGGCCCAGCATCACGGGGCCAATCTCGCCATTTCGGACCATTTCGTTGAATTTGAGCGCGATGGTCGTGCGCCCTTCGGCGTCTTGATAGAGGATACGCGCCTGCGTTCCGACGACCAGTCGGTTTTTCTCCGCATCGCGGATCCAGATGTAGTTGTCGCGGTCCTGCCCGCGCCGGTTTGGGTCGATGCAGTCCATCGCCGCCCGGTCCGTCCTGCGCAGGTCCTCCGGGTCTCCGCTGAGGCACACCCAGCGGAAGGGGCCGTAACCGTAATCAAAGAGCTCCGGGCCCATGATGTCCTCCACGTAGCTCGGCATCAGGAAACCGTCCTTTTCGTCGACGCCGTTGCGAGAGAGTTCTTTGACGCCCGCGTCATACATGGCCTTCAGCAGCGAGTTGCCGTAGTCAAAGAAATAGCTCCCGCGCGCGCGCAACGTTTTGGTGAGTGCGTACTGCCGGCGCAGCGAGGCGTCCACGAGGGCGCGAAACGCCGCCGGATTCTCGGTCAGCATCCGCGTGCGTTCCGCGAAGGTGACGCCCTGAGGGCAGTATCCGCCGGTGTAGGCGTTGTGGCAGGAGGTCTGGTCCGACAGCAGCGGGATACGTACGTCGTGGTCCACGGCGTACTGGAGCAGATCGACGATGTTGCCGTGGTAGGCGATGGACGTACTGACGCGCCGGGCGACATAGTCCTGCGCCCGCGCGAACACCTCGGCCAAGTCGTCCGACACCGCCGAGACCCAACCTTGCGACAGGCGGGTCTCAATGCGGGAGCGGTCCACCTCGGCGACGACGCCGACGCCGCGCGCGATCTCGATGGCCTTGGGCTGCGCGCCGCTCATGCCTCCGAGTCCGCTGGAGACGAACAGGACGCCCGAGAGGTCGGCGTCGGGGGTGAGCCCGAGCTGCCGCCGGCCGGCGTTCAGCAGCGTGTTGTAGGTGCCGTGGACGATCCCCTGCGGGCCGATGTACATCCAGCCGCCCGCGGTCATCTGCCCATAGTTGGCCACGCCCATCTCCTCCGCGATTTCCCAGTCGTCCGGGTTGTCGAACATCCCCACCATCAGGGCGTTTGTGAGGATTACACGGGGGGCGTCCGGCCTGGAGGGGAACAGGCCCAGCGGGTGCCCCGACAGCAGCACCAGCGTCTGGTCCTGCGTCAGCGCCTCAAGGTAGCGCATGGTAAGGCGGTACTGCATCCAGTTTTGAAAGACGCTGCCCGTCTCCCCGTAGGTGACGAGTTCGTAGGGGTAGAGCGCGGTCTCAAAATCCAGGTTGTTGTCGATCATGACCTGAAAGGCCTTCCCCTCGAGGCACCGGCCAGTGTATGTTTCGACCGGACGCCCCCAGATCCGGCCGGGCGGCCGGAAGCGGTAGCCGTAGATGCGCCCGTACGTCGTGAGCTCCGCCATGAATTCGTCCGCAAGCGCCTCGTGCAAGGACGCGGGGAGGTAGCGCAGCGCGTTTTTGAGCGCGGTCTCCGCCTGGGCCCGCGTCAGGCGAAAACCCCGACTGGGCGCGCGCCGGATACCGGGCAGAAACGCCGGGTAGGACGGGAGTGTGTCGTCCGGCCGGATCCGCATGGCGTTGTAAAGTTCTTGGTTGCGCATGGCGGTCATCCTCTCAGAAAAACTTAAAAAAAGACACCCCCAAGGGGCGCGCTGTCACATTGCCTGGCCGGCCCCGGCCCCGCGGGGGCGCCGGATTTCTTATTTGGTATCCAGTATAATGAAAAGAAACAAAGAAGTCAATAAATAATGAAAATGGATAATGAAATTGTAAGAGCGGCGTTTTGCCGCCCATTTTTGCTTCGTCCCTTGACGCGAGGGGGCGCAAGTGGTATGATACAAGCCGGTCGGCCGGTGGCGAGCCGGCGGAATTTTGATCGAAACGGAGTGAGCGCAGTGGCGAAAATTGTCGAATGCGTCCCCAATTTCAGCGAGGGGCGGGACCTTTCCGTCGTCGAGGCCCTGGTGCGGATCGCGGAGGGAGTCCCCGGCGCGGCGCTTCTGGATCACTCCTCCGACGCGAGCCACAACCGGAGCGTATTTACGATGGCGGGCAGCCCCGAGGGCGTCGCCGAAGCGGCGTTTCTGCTGTGTCGGGAGGCCGGCGCGCGCATTGATCTGACGAAACACACGGGCGAGCATCCGCGCATGGGCGCGACCGACGTCATCCCGTTTATCCCGATCCGCGAGACCGGCATGGAGGAGTGCGTCGCGCTGTCGAAGCGGGTGGCCGAGCGGATCTGGCACGAACTGCACATCCCCTGTTTTCTGTACGAGGAGTCCGCCGCCGCGCCGGAACGGAAGAACCTGGCCGCCGTACGCAAGGGACAGTTTGAAGGGATGCCCGAAAAGCTCCGGCGGCCGGAGTGGGCTCCGGACTACGGGACGCGGGCTGTCCATCCGACGGCGGGCGTCACGGCCGTCGGCGCCCGGGCGCCGCTCGTCGCGTTCAACGTCAACCTGGGCACGTCCGATCTGTCCGTCGCCGATGCGATCGCGAAGACCGTCCGGGGTTCGAGCGGGGGGTACCGATACTGCAAGGCCATCGGCGTGACGCTGGAGGGGCGGGGTATCGCGCAGGTCTCGATGAACATGGTGAACCACGAGGGCACGCCGCTCTACCGGGTGTTCGAGGCCGTCCGCGCCGAGGCGCGCCGCTGGGGCGTCCCGATCGTCGGCAGCGAAGTGATCGGCCTCACCCCGGCCAAGGCTTTGATCGACTGCGCGGCATATTATCTCCAGATCGAAAATTTCGACGATAAAAAGCAAGTGCTGGAAAATCATCTGCTTTGAGAAGAGGGGACCCATATGAAATTGAGTGACAGAACACTGGAAGATTTTGGAAATTTTCTCGCCTCCGACGCGCCGGCGCCGGGCGGCGGGGCGGCGGCGGCGCTGGTGGGTTCTCTCGGCGCGGCGCTTACCCACATGGTGGCCGCGCTGACGGTGGGGAAACCCCGCTACGCGGAGCACACCGCGCTCATGCGGGCGTTGCTGGCGGAGACGGAGACGCTTCGGGGCGCGCTGCTCGCGGCGGTGGACCGCGACGTCGAGGCGTTTCGCGGCATGAGCGTGGTGTTCGCGATGCCGAAGGGGACGGAGGCGGAGAGGGACGCGCGCCGGGCGGCGATGCAGCGCGCGCTGCGCAGCTGCACGCTGCCGCCCTATGAGATGATGGAATACGCCTTCGCGGCTCTCCGACTGGCGGAAAAGGCGCTGGGGCACAGCAACAGGAACGCGGTCAGCGACCTTGGGGTTTCCGCGCTGCTGCTGAAGGCCGCGTTGCAGGGCGCGTGGCTGAACGTTCTGACCAACATCGGCGCGGTGGACGACGCCGCGTTTGTCGAGCGCCACCGTGCCGGCGGCGAGGCGATTTTGGCGGAGGCCCTGCCGCTGGCCGACAGAATCTACGAGACCGTGTCGGCGGAGATCATCGGGGGATGAAGCGCCCCTGCGAGGCGAGATGAAAAGAACAGGGGTCCGGCGAAAGGCGGCGGCAAGTATCAGCGCTATGGGCGCTGCAGAAAATTCAAATGTAAAGGTTCCCTCTGTTGACTGTGAAACCGCCGTTATTACCGCGTTGGCGCTTGCCAATGTCGCGGCTTCCAATCCCAGACCGACAACTATGCCAAGCGGGATTCCGACAGCAGAAAGCATAATCCCTTCTTTCAGTACGATTTGCATGATATGCCGTCTTGTCGCGGCTGCGATTGCCCTTTATCTGTGTCCATGCAAGCCTTATGGTCAGTTTTATATTCCTTACTCCGCCCGTATTGTTTCTACGATGTTATCGCCCTTCACGCTCATCGCCGCAAAGCGCATCGTCGCCCACGTTATCGCAAAGACGGCAAGGATGCACTCTGCGACTGCAAGCCACGGAAGCCGGTACGGAATCGGAAACGCCGACCGAATAGGCAGATTGATCAGATAAGTCAGCGCGACTGCGGCAGGTAGTCCGATTGTCAGAGATTTGACGGTACACAGAACGCTTTCATAGTTCAGCATACGCTTTAATCCGTCGCGAGTCATACCTACGCTCCGCAGAACCGCGAACTCGCGGAAACGCATGCGCACGTTCGCGGAAATAGTACTTATTACGTTGGTAAGCCCGATTAAGGTCAGTAACGCGACAAAGCAGCACACAAAGACCATTGCCAAGCCAATGGCAATATTCATAACTTTCATATAGTCCCGGACTGTATACACGCGAGTGCTAAAGCCGAGTTCCATATAGCCGGATTCCGGGGCTTGTGGGAATATTTCTCCCATCACAGCATTGGCGTATTCTA
The nucleotide sequence above comes from Oscillospiraceae bacterium. Encoded proteins:
- a CDS encoding urocanate hydratase, whose amino-acid sequence is MTAMRNQELYNAMRIRPDDTLPSYPAFLPGIRRAPSRGFRLTRAQAETALKNALRYLPASLHEALADEFMAELTTYGRIYGYRFRPPGRIWGRPVETYTGRCLEGKAFQVMIDNNLDFETALYPYELVTYGETGSVFQNWMQYRLTMRYLEALTQDQTLVLLSGHPLGLFPSRPDAPRVILTNALMVGMFDNPDDWEIAEEMGVANYGQMTAGGWMYIGPQGIVHGTYNTLLNAGRRQLGLTPDADLSGVLFVSSGLGGMSGAQPKAIEIARGVGVVAEVDRSRIETRLSQGWVSAVSDDLAEVFARAQDYVARRVSTSIAYHGNIVDLLQYAVDHDVRIPLLSDQTSCHNAYTGGYCPQGVTFAERTRMLTENPAAFRALVDASLRRQYALTKTLRARGSYFFDYGNSLLKAMYDAGVKELSRNGVDEKDGFLMPSYVEDIMGPELFDYGYGPFRWVCLSGDPEDLRRTDRAAMDCIDPNRRGQDRDNYIWIRDAEKNRLVVGTQARILYQDAEGRTTIALKFNEMVRNGEIGPVMLGRDHHDVGGTDSPFRETSNIRDGSSVMADMATQCFAGNCARGMSLVALHNGGGVGVGRAINGGFGMVLDGSARVDRILSSAVMWDVMGGVARRAWARNPASLETAAAYNAKQGAAAQITLPAIPDEDLIHRATRQITDNSLGSDVTVNSSLSTVMGGG
- the ftcD gene encoding glutamate formimidoyltransferase, encoding MAKIVECVPNFSEGRDLSVVEALVRIAEGVPGAALLDHSSDASHNRSVFTMAGSPEGVAEAAFLLCREAGARIDLTKHTGEHPRMGATDVIPFIPIRETGMEECVALSKRVAERIWHELHIPCFLYEESAAAPERKNLAAVRKGQFEGMPEKLRRPEWAPDYGTRAVHPTAGVTAVGARAPLVAFNVNLGTSDLSVADAIAKTVRGSSGGYRYCKAIGVTLEGRGIAQVSMNMVNHEGTPLYRVFEAVRAEARRWGVPIVGSEVIGLTPAKALIDCAAYYLQIENFDDKKQVLENHLL
- a CDS encoding cyclodeaminase/cyclohydrolase family protein codes for the protein MKLSDRTLEDFGNFLASDAPAPGGGAAAALVGSLGAALTHMVAALTVGKPRYAEHTALMRALLAETETLRGALLAAVDRDVEAFRGMSVVFAMPKGTEAERDARRAAMQRALRSCTLPPYEMMEYAFAALRLAEKALGHSNRNAVSDLGVSALLLKAALQGAWLNVLTNIGAVDDAAFVERHRAGGEAILAEALPLADRIYETVSAEIIGG